CGTCACCGACCCGGCGTACTCGAACAACTGAGCCGTTCCCGGGTCACTCCGCAAAGACCGGGGCCGCCAGCGTCAGGGCGTGAGCCCGCACGTCCTCCGGCCAGGCCTCCGAGTGGCGCAGAAATGCCGCATGGTCGCGGGCATACAGGGCGCGGGCGGCTTCCTCGTACCCGGGCCGGTCGCCCGCCAGCACGCCCATGAAGCGGTCGGCGGCGGCCTGGGCCCGCGCCACGCGCTCGCCCTCGGGGTCGGCCCTGCGGGCCTCGTCGATCAGGCGGCGCAGGGTGGCCGAGGCGCCGCCGCGCTGCAGGTCCAGCCATTCCCAGTGCCGGGGCAGCAGCGTGACCTCGCGGGCCGTGACCCCCAGTTTCGGGCGGCCGGGGCCGCTGCGGGGGGCGTCCGGCTCAGCGGCGGGGCGGGCGCGGACCAGCACCTCCTCCAGCGTGCCCGACAGGTCGAAATCGGCCGGCCGCCCGCTGCGGTCGTCGAAGACCAGCACCGGGCCGGTCGCCTGGGTCTTGAGATGGGTGAGCAGTTCGGGCAGGGGCGCGGTCAGGAGACGCCGGGGGCCGGCGAAGGCCGTATAGGTCGCAGAAGCCGTCATACCGGTATATTACCCGGGTAAATTCAGAGTGTCAATATCACCCGGATAATATCGCGCGTCTTCCATGTGACGTTGAGGCGGCCGGCCGATGCTGCGCGCATGACGCAGCCACCATCGGACGCCCTGGTGTTTTTCGGGGCGACGGGCGACCTCGCCTACAAGCAGATCTTTCCGGCCCTTCAGGCCATGGTGGCGCGCGGCACGCTGGACATACCGGTCATCGGGGTCGCCAAGTCGGGCTGGACGCGTGAGCAGCTCGTCGAGCGGGCGCGTCAGAGCGTGCAGGAACATGGCAGCATCGACGAGCAGGCCTTCGCCAGACTCTCGGACCTGCTCCAGTACATCGACGGCGACTACAACGACGACGCCACCTTCACGCAGCTGCGACAGGCGCTCGGGGGCGCGCAGCGCCCGCTGCACTACCTTGCCATTCCGCCCAGCCTGTTCGGCCCGGTCTGCGAGCGGCTCGCCGCGAGCGGGTGTACCCAGGGCGCCAGAATCGTGGTGGAAAAACCCTTCGGGCACGACCTGGAGAGTGCGCGGGCGCTGAACGCCACCCTGCACGGGGTCTTCGCCGAAGCGGACATCTTCCGCATCGACCACTACCTCGGCAAGGAGGCGGTGCAGAACCTGCTGTACCTGCGTTTCGCCAACGGTTTTCTGGAACCGCTGCTGCGGCGCGCGGGGGTGCGCGAAATCCAGATCACGATGGCCGAGACCTTCGGCGTGGCCGGGCGCGGCAGGTTCTACGAGGAAGCCGGGGCCATCCGCGACGTGGTGCAGAACCACATGCTGCAGGTGCTGGGGCTGCTGACGATGGAAGCGCCCGCCAACCAGGGCCAGGAAGCCGTCCGCGACGGGGTGGCGCGCGTGTTCAAGTCGGTGCGCTCCCTGACCCCCGCCGACGTGGTGCGCGGCCAGTACGCCGGCTATACCCGCGAAGCTCAGGTGGCCCCCGACTCGCAGGTCGAGACCTACGCCGCGCTGCGCTTCGAGGTGGATTCGTGGCGCTGGGCGGGCGTGCCCATCTACGTGCGGGTGGGCAAGGAGCTGCCGGTGACCTGCACCGCCGTGACCGTGGTGTTCCGTGACCCGCCGCAGGAGGTGTTCGCGGACGTGGCCCCGCACACCAACTTCCTGCGGCTGCAACTGACCCCCGGCGTGCAGGTCACGCTGGGCCTGAACACCAAGCGCCCCGGCGCAGGCATGAAGGGCCAGAGCACCGAGCTGACGCTGCACCGCCAGGAGGCCAGCGGCCTGGCCCCCTACGACCGCCTGCTGACCGACGCCCTGGCCGGAGACGCCACCCTGTTCGCCCGGGAGGACGAGGTGGAAGAGGCCTGGCGCATCGTGCAGGGCGTGCTGGGCGACGCCGCGCCGCTGCAGCCCTACGCCCCCGGCACCTGGGGACCGGCCGGGGCCGACACGCTGCTGGCCCCTGGCCTGGGCTGGATGGACCCCGACCCGGACAGGGGCACGGCCGTTCCCGCCCTGGCCCCCACCCCGCCCTCGGCCCCCGCGCCGCACGGCAGCGCCGAGAACCCCGCGCCCGCCGCCCAGGCCAGCCCGGTGGGCGAATGAGCCGCGCGGCGCACGCGGTCCTGAGCGTGGATATCGGCGGCACGCACGTCAAGGCGCTGCTCAGCGGCCACCCCCACAGCGGGGCGCGGCGCTTCGACTCCGGCCCCGACCTGACGCCCGCCGAGATGGTCCGGGGCGTGCTGGCCCTGTGCGCGGCCGGGCCGGTCTGGACCTTCGGCGCCGTGAGTGTGGGCTATCCGGGGCCGGTGCTGCACGGCCAGCCGGTACGCGACCCCGCCCATCTGGGGCCGGGCTGGGTGGGCTTCGACTTCGCGGGCGCCTTCGGGCGGCCCCTCAAGCTCGTCAACGACGCGGCCATGCAGGCGCTCGGGAGCTACGCGGGCGGCAAGATGCTGTTCCTGGGCCTGGGCACGGGGCTGGGCAGCGCCCTGATCGTGGACGGCATCGCCGAACCGCTGGAACTGGCGCATCTCCCCTACCGCAAGCACACCTTCGAGGACTACGTGGGCCTGCGGGGCCTGAAAAAGCACGGCAAGAAGAAGTGGCGCCGTCAGGTGCTGGACGTGATCGCGGAACTGAGCGCCGCCCTGGAGCCCGACACGGTGGTGCTGGGCGGGGGCAACGCCAAGCTGTTCGCGGACCATCTCGACGACCTGCCCCCGCAGGTCAGGCTGGGCGACAACGCCAACGCCTTCACGGGCGGCTTCCGGCTGTGGGACGATAAGGCCAGACCGCAGCCTGCCCCCGCCCGCACCCCGCCGGAGACCCCGTGACCGACATACCCACCTTCGACCGGATCGGCGAGGACGCGCTGGCCCCCAGCGGTCCGGCCGGCCTCAGCCCGACCTGGAGCAGCAGCGACAAGGACTTCGTGACCACCAGCCTGGGCAGCCGCCTGTGGGCGACCCTGGGCCACGGCGTCCTGAACGAGGTCTACTGGCCCTCGACCGGCGAGCCGCAGCTGCGCGACATGACGTTCTATCTGGTCATGGACGGGCAGGAGGGCCCGGGCGGCGCCGTCCAGGGCTGGGTGGACCTCAAACGCGCGGCGGCCTATAGCCTGGGCGTGCCCGCGCCGCACCTGCCGCTGCCCACCGTGATCCACAGCGGCACGCACGCCGGGGCCGACTACCGTCTGACGCTGGAGGTGCTGCCCGACCCGCAGCGCGACGCCCTGCTCGTCCGCTACGCGCTCGACGGCCCCTTCCGGCTCGTGGTGATCGCCGCGCCGCACCTGGGGGGCACCGGCCAGGACAACGTGGCCTGGGTGGACGGCGCGCTGTTCGCCCACCACGCGGGCCACGTGCTGTGCCTGAGCGCCACCGGGCCGCTGCGCCGCGCTTCGGCGGGGGTGGTGGGCGTGTCCGACGGCTGGCAGGACCTGCAGGCCCACGGGCGGCTGACCTGGGCCTACACCAGGGCCGGCCCCGGCAACGTGGCCCTGAGCGCCGAGCTGGAAGACCGCGCCGGCACGCTGGCCCTGGGCTTCTCGAACACGGCGCGCGGGGCCTGGACCCTGGCGCGCGGCGCGCTGGCCGAAGGGTACGGGGCCGCCGAGCAGGAGTTCCTGCGGGGCTGGGGCGTCTGGGGCGACGCGCTGAAGCTGCCGGCCCCCGATCCTGCCCTGGGGCAGCTCGCCCTGCTCAGCGCCGCCGTCCTCAAGATGCACGAGGACCGCACCTACCCCGGCGCCATCGTCGCCAGCCTCAGCGTGCCCTGGGGCGACTCGACCGACACGCTGGGGGGCTACCACCTGGTCTGGCCGCGAGACGCGACGCTGGCCGCCTTCGCCCTGATCGCGGCGGGCACGCCCGGAGACGCCCGGCGCGTCCTGGCGCGCTTTCTCGCCACGCAGCAGCCGGACGGCCACTGGCTGCAGAACACCTACCCCAGCGGCGACCCCTTCTGGACCGGGCTGCAACTCGACGAGACCGCCTTTCCGGTCCTGCTGGCCGCCAAACTGCGTGAAGAAGGCCTGGAGGACCTGCCCGGCACCGCCGAGATGGTGGGCCGCGCCCTGGGCTTCGTGGTGCGCACCGGCCCGACCAGCGACCAGGACCGCTGGGAGGAAAACCCCGGCGTGAACCCGTTCACGCTGGCCGTCGCCGTCGCGGCGCTGGCGGCGGGGGCCATGTGGTTGCCGGAGGCCGAGCGCGAGGAGGCCCTGAAGGTGGCCGACGAGTGGAACGAGCGCCTGGAAAGCTGGTGCTATGTCCAGGACACGCCGCTGGCGCAAGAGCTGGAGGTGGGGGGCTACTACGTGCGCCTGGCGCCCCCGCAGCGCGACGGTGGGCTGGGCGGCACGGTGCTGCTGCGCAACCGCATGGGCGAGACCATCGGCGCGTCGGCCCTGGTCAGCCTGGATTTCTCGTACCTGACCCGCCTGGGGCTGCGGCAGGCGGACGACCCGCGCATCGTGGACACGCTGAAGGTGGTGGACCATGTGCTGCGTGTCCCGACCCCCAGCGGCGACCTCTACCACCGTTACAACGACGACGGTTACGGCGAACACGAGGACGGCCGCCCTTTCGACGGCTCGGGCATCGGGCGGCTGTGGCCGCTGCTGTCGGGCGAACGCGGGCACCTCGCGCTGCTGTCAGGCGAGGACCCGCTGCCCTACCTGCGGACCATCGCGGCCTGTGCCAGTCCCGGCGGCCTGCTGCCCGAGCAGGTCTGGGACGCGGCCCCCATCCCGGAGCGCGGCCTGTATCCGGGGCGGCCCTCAGGCAGCGCCATGCCGCTGGTGTGGACCCACGCCGAATTCCTGAAGTTGCTGCTGGCGCGTGAAACAGGCCGCCCCGCCGAGCTGCTGCGGGCGGTCGGGGACCGCTATGCCCGGCCCAGGGACGCCGCCGAGTGGCGCTGGCGCAACGAGACGCCGCTGCGCCAGCTGCCGCCGGGGCGCGACCTGACCTTCGAGAGTCCGGTGGCCTTCACGCTCCACTTCGGCTGGGACGGCTGGCAGGACGTGCAAGAGCGTCAGGCGCAGTGTGGCACCTTCGGCCTGTGGCTGCTGACCTTCCGGGCCGAGGAACTGCGCGCGCACGGCAGCCTGAATTTCACCCGGCGCTTCGGGGAGGCCTGGGAGGGAGCCGACCACGAAATCCGGCTGGAGCGCGGCGCGGCCAGGGAGGTCACGGCAGACCAGCCGGACGCGGCGCGCAGCTGAGCGGGCCCCTCAGCCCTGGGCGCGGCGCGCTTCCGGCCCCGCCGGACCGAAGGTGGCCGCGACTTCCAGGTGCCTGCTGCGCGCTTCTTTCTGGGCGTGCAACAACTTCTGGACCCGGCGGGTCCCGGCGCGCACCCCGACGTTCGGCTGCTCGCCCAGCTGCCGCCAGGCCAGCTCCAGGCACACCCCCAGCGGCGGCTTCGGGTCCCGCGTTCCCGGCACGCGCAGCCCCGCCCGGGCAAACTGCGCCAGCAGGTCCTCGTAGGTGTCCTGCTCCTGCGCCGTGAACGTGGCCACTGCCTGCTGGAACGGCAGGGCGCTGTGGCCGGTCGCTTCCAGTACCGCCGCGCGGATCAGGTCCGCCTCGCTCAGACCCGGCCACTGCCGCCGCAGCCTTTCGAACACGCCTTTGCCGAAGCCCAGCGACAGCCGCTGGCGTTTGCCGTCCACGGCCGGGACGAAGGCGGCCGCGCGGCCTCTCCCCTCTCGTTTCTGCGTCATGCGTTCCTCCGGGTGCGGCGGGGTTCTGTGGCCCCTTACCGCTGCTGGTTGCGTTCTTCTTCGGGGGTGGGCGGCGGTGCGGGGTCCGGGCCGGGCCCGGGGCGCTGCTGGTAGTACCGCCGCAGCCACAGGCTCAGCCCCCCCAGATCGGGAAACAGCGTGCGTTCGTTGACCCCCACCTGATCGAGCCGGTCGCGGATTTCCCACTTCAGCTCCCGCGCGACCACCACCCGGCGCGCCGCTTCCGGAGGCCGGCTCAGCCACTCCCCGAACGCCGTCTCGGGGTTGGAAAGCAGCGCGAAGAGCGCCGACTGCTGCACGATGCGCTGGTCGATGGAAGGCGGTTCGAGCAGCAGCAGAAAGGGTTCGCCCTTTTCGCGCTCGTAGTCGTCGAGCCAGCCGGTTTCGGCGTCGAAGGGCAGGCCGTCCGGATCGCCGGCGTGGCCCAGCGCAGCCAGCATGTCCGCCGTGAAGACATTGCTGCCCTCGCGGCGCAACAGGGCCTGAAGGGCCGGGGGCAGGCGCGCGTTGGTTCTGGCGGTGTTCAGCATCCAGACGACACCGTCCTCGCCGTACTGCCGCTCGTTGCTGGTGGCGAAGTGCAGCGCGACGAGCGGGGAGTAGGACCAGTCCAGCAGCCGCATGGGCAGGCCGTGGTGCTGGCCGAGGGTCAGCCACGACCAGTGCTGGTCCTGGGCGCAGAGGGGGCCGGTGGCGTATTTGCGAAAGGCGCGCACGAGGTGGCGCTCGATATCGCGCGGATGGGCCGAGAGCCGCTGGAGCGAGGTGGTGAGGGGGGCCGGCGTGCCCTGACCCCGAAAGATGTAGGGCGAGCGGAAGCGGCGCAGTTCGGGATTCCAGCTGTCCTGTTGCAGCGTGTCGATCAGCTCGGCCCAGCTCGCGGGTCTCAGGTCACGCATGAGGTCCCGGTCCCCTATCCCGCAGCGCCGGGCGGCCACGAGAACGCGTTCTTCCCCGATCCGGCATGGCCGCTCTCGACAAAGCAGGGCCGGGAAAAAGATAAACATCGAAAGAGTTGAAAGGACATAGTGGCGAGATGATCGGTGCAACGGAACTTGCGAATGTGTGGTTCGGCTGTATGAAGTTACAGGCGACTCTCATTCAATTAATCTTTGCCATTGAGCCAATCCAAACCGATGAGGGCGCACGAAATGACTTCGGGTCGACCTGCTAGGCTGATCTCCCGAGCAATTCATTCCCCTCGTCATTCACTTCTTCGGAGGAACGCATCATGAAAATCTCGAACGCTCTCTATCTTCTGGGTTATGGTTCTATCTTGCTGAGCGCCGCCAACTATCTGAAAGGCGATCAGGCGAACAACGAAAGGAACGGCATCTTCGTGGGCCACTGGGCCCCGACCTTCTTCATTCTGGGCAAGGTCGCCGAGGACCGCGAAAAGCACAGCGAGGGCAGCAACTAATCTGATAACGGCCGATCCCATGTCTCTGAGGTCCGATTTCAAGGAGAACCCATGTTCTACCATGACAACAAATTGCAGTATCCCGTGCGCGTGGACACCCCGAGTCCCCTCTTCGCCAAGATGCTGCAACAGGCCATCGGCGGCGTCGAGGGCGAGATCCGCGTGTGCCTGCAATACCTCTTCCAGTCCTTCGGCGCGCGCGGCCCGGCCCGCTACCGCGACATGCTCATGGACACCGGCACCGAGGAACTCGGCCACATCCAGATGCTCGCCACCGCCGTCGCCCTGAACCTCGAAGGTTCGTCGGCCGCCGTCCAGGAGGAGGCCGCGCGCGCCAACCCGATGGTCGCGGCCATCCTGGGCGGCATGGAACCCCGGCAGTACCTCTCCGCCGGTATGGCGGCGCTCGCGGCCGACGCCAACGGCGTGCCCTTCAACGGCTCGCACGTGTACGCCAGCGGCAACATCGTGGCCGACATGTACAGCAACGTGGCCGCCGAGGCGACCGGCCGCGCGCTGGCCTGTCGCCTGTTCGACATGACCGACTACCCCGGCATGAAGGACATGCTGCGCTACCTCATCGCCCGCGACACCATGCACCAGCAGCAGTGGCTGGCCGTCATCGAGGAACTCGGCGGCCACCAGGCCAACCTCCCCATTCCCAACAGCTTCGACCAGAGTCAGGAGCTTCTGGACGTGAGCTACGACTTCTTCGCGACCGGCATCGACGGAACCGAGACGCCGGCCGGGCGCTGGACCAGTGGCCCGTCGCTCGACGGCAAGGGGGAGTACCGTGTCCGGCGCGCCGTGCCCTTCGGCGACGAACCGAAGCTCGCCCCGCCCAGCCCCTCGGGCTACGCCCAGCGTCAGCAGATGACCGCCGACGAGGCCGACACGTCGGTGACGGTGATGACCACCGGCGACACCCAGAGCTGAGCCACGGCCCCTGGGCGACAAAGGGAGGGGGCCGCTCCGGAGGTCCGGACCTCCGGGGGCCCCACCATATTTCCGGGGGGACTCGCCCCGCCACCCACCCACATGAAGCGGGATTTATCGTGGACTCAGATTTACACCGTTTCAGTTGAAGAAGCCTTGATCGGCCTCTCATTCTGTGTCCTGAGATGCAGATGAGACTGGAGCCAGGCTCGGAGCAGTTCAGGAATGTCATCACCCCATCGGCGGCGTCAGCTTCTGACCGAGAGTCCGTTTCCCGGAAAAGGTCCGGAAAGGTCGAAGCGCTCGCACACAAGGATGGACGCGATGGAGCCTGACATGACCAATGCGCTGTGGCCCCTCTCCGACCGGGGGCGGTCTGTCGTCGGCGGACTGCTGGGGACCTACGGCGTCGACTATCTCTTCCTGATCGGTGCCCAGGGTCTCCTGGTGTCGTGTGGAGGACAGCTCGGGCCGTCGCTGCCACGGGCGCGCACGCTGCGGGACCTCGTCCACCCCGAAGAGTATCCGCCGCTGTGGGCACGGGTGTCAGGCGGCGACGCCGGAACGCCGGTGCCCTTGCCGCCCTTCCGTGTCCGGGGACCCGAAGACGGCTGGCACTGGCTCCAGGGCTCCAGCCTGAACCTGCTGGAGCATCCCGAGGTCGGCGTCACGGTGCTGAGCGCGCACGACGTGACGGCCCTCAAGGCCGCCCAGCTCGAGCAGGACGCGCTGGGCACCCTGCTGCGCCAGACCACCGCCGGGCAGGGGCTGCGGCACCTGCTCGCCGACCTGGTCCGCACGGCCGACGAGCAGGTGCCCCACCATTTCTGCGCCGTCTTCCTGTGGCAAGACGGTCTGAGGCTGGCCGCCGCGCCGGGTGCGCCGCAGGACTTCGCCGCGCTGTTTCCCGACTGGCCGGAAGACGCCCCGGCACCCGCGACGGGGCCCTGGTCGGCCGGGTCCCTGCCGGCCCAGGTGACCCCGGCGGCCCTCGCCGCGCCGCTGCGCCGCCGGGGCGTCGCCGAGGTGATGTCCATGCCGCTGCTGGGGCGGCACGGGCAGTACCTGGGGGCAGTGGCCCTCTACCGGCGGAACAGCGGCCCCCTGACGCCGGGCGCGGCCGAGGTGCTGGCCCATGCCCGGCGGCTCGTCACGACATGCTCACCGGGCTGCCCAACCGCCGCCTGTTCACCGAGCGGCTGCGGCGCACGCTCGGCGCGCTGCGGCCGCCGGGGCAGCGGCCGGGACTGATGTTTCTGGACCTCGACCATTTCAAGGAGATCAACGACACCCTGGGACACCCTGCGGGCGACGAGGTGCTGCGGCTCACCGCCGGACGCCTGGCCGCCTGCCTGCGCCCCCACGAGACGCTGGCGCGGCTGGGCGGCGACGAGTTCGGCGTGATCCTCCCGCAGACCGACGAGGCGGCGGCGGCCCGGCTGGCGCAGCGGCTCCTCGCGGCCCTGTCGCCGCCCCTCCGGGTGGGCGAGACCGAGCTGTACCTCGGCGCGTCCATCGGCATCCTGCTCGCCACCGATCCCGGCCAGGACGTGCAGACCGCGCTGCGCTACGCCGACATCGCCATGTACCGCGCCAAGCAGCGCCGCAACACCTTCGTCTTTTTCGAAGCCGAGATGACCCGGCAGTCGGGCGAGCGCCTGCATCTCGTCTCGCTGCTGCGGCGCGCGGTGCCCCGGCCCCACGAGACCTTCGGGGTCCTCTATCAGCCGCAGGTCCGGCTGGAAGACGGCGTGAGGACCGGCAGCGAGGCCCTGCTGCGCTGGACCCTCCCGGACAGGGGACCGGTGCCGCCCGACCTGTTCATTCCCCTGGCCGAGGAGACGGGGCTGATCGTGCCGCTCGGCGAGTGGGTCCTGGCCCAGGCCTGTGCCCACGGCGCGGCGTGGTCGCCCGGCGCGGCCCTGAGCGTGGCGGTGAACGTCTCGGCCCTGCAGTTCGCGCGCACCGATTTCGCGGCGACGGTCAGGTGCTGGCTGGAACGCAGCGGCCTGGACCCCGCGCGTCTGGAGCTGGAACTCACCGAACGGGTCGTGCTGGACGATGTCGGCCGGTCGGCGGCGCGCATGGCCGAGCTGCGGGCGCTGGGGGTACGGCTCGCCCTGGACGACTTCGGCACCGGCTACTCCTCCCTGAGCTGCCTGTCGCGCCTGCCTCTCGATACCCTCAAGGTCGACCGCTCGTTCGTCCGGGGCGTGCATGCCGACGCGGCCTCGGGCGCCGTGGTGCGGGCCATCGTCGGTCTGGCGCGCAGTTTCGGGCTGCGCACCGTCGCCGAAGGAATCGAGACGCCCGAGGAGTACCGCGCCCTGCGCGATCTGGGCTGTGAGACCGGGCAGGGCTATCTGCTGGGCCTGCCCGAGGCCCCGGCCGCCGGAGAGGGCGCGGGGCCTTCCGGCGCGCGCGGCCGCCGGTGTAGCTCCGGCCCCGGCAACGGGCCCGGAGGGTCAGGCGCTGAGGTGCGGGCCTTCCGGGCGGCCCGGCAGCGTGAAGAAGAAGGTGGCTCCCTGACCCGGCGCGCTCTCGGCCCACACCCGCCCCCCGTGGCGGTGGATCAGCCGCCGCACGAGGGCCAGCCCCATTCCCACCCCACCGAACTCCGCCGTGCGGTGCAGCCGCTGGAACACCCCGAACAGGCGGTCCTTCTGGCGCATGTTGAAGCCCACCCCGTTGTCGCGCACGCACACCACGGCCTCCTGCCCCTGCGTCCTGGCGTAGATGTGGATGCGGGCCGGCTCCTGTCCCTGCGTGAATTTCACGGCGTTGCCCACCAGCTCGGCCAGCACTATCTGCAGCGCCACCGCGTCCCCGTGTACCTGCGGCAGCGGGTCGTGCGTCAGAATGACCTGGCGCTGACCATCCAGAGCGGCCTGGCGCTCGCGCCACACCCCGCGCACGACCCGGTCGAGGTCCACCGCGTCGGTCCGCAGGCGCTGCTGCCCGGCCCGGAAGTAGTCCTGCAGGGCCAGCAGCAGCGCGTCCATCTGGTCCGACGACTGGCTGATGTAGGTCATGTGCCGCTGGCGGTCCTCACTGAGCGGCAGGTCGCGCAGCAGCACCTCCGTGAAGCCCCGGATCTGGCGCAGCGGCGCCTGGAGATCGTGCGTCACGGCGTACATCATGGTTTCGAGCTCGCCGTTCAGGTCGCGCAGTTGCCGCGTGCGGACCTCGATCCGTTCTTCGAGCGAGGCGTTGAGCCGCAGCACCTCCTCCTGCGCCCGGTGCTGCGCGGTGATGTCGGTCAGGGTCAGGCGGCACAGCCGGGCCGTCGATCCGCTGTGGGGCATGAGTTCGCCGTCCACCTGCACGAACTGCACGGGGCTGGGCTGGGCCTGCGGCGCGGTGGCGGACTGAAGGCGCAACTCGACCCGCTGGGCTGCGCGGCCGTAAAGACGCGGCGCAGGAACGGGCCCGCTACGGCCTGTACCCGGCCGACATCGCCTACGTGATCTCGGCCGAGCGCCTGCAACAGTTTTTCCAGCTCAAGGACGACGGCTATCAGGTGCGCCCGGAGATCCGCGACAGCGTGGTGTTCGCGCTGCACAGCACCTTCGGGGACCCGCCCTTTACCCGGCTGGACCTGCTGTGCTGCCGCAACATGCTCATCTACCTGGGGGCCCCGCTCCAGCGCCAGATCCTGACCATCTTCCACTACGCGCTGCAACCCGGCGGCCTGCTGTTTCTGGGGTCCAGCGAAACCTGCGGCCCGGAGCGCGACCGCTTCGTTCCCCTGAATTCCCGCTGGAAGATCTACCGGCGGGGCGAGGGCCTCTCCGGGCCGCTGCCGCTACCGCTCTCGTCCGAGCAGGGCGGCCTGTCCGCCCCGGCCGAATCGAGCCTGCCGCCGCCGCCGCGCACAGCCAGGAGCAACGACGTGGGCCAGCAGGCCCAGCGGCTCCTGCTGGCGCAGTACACGCCGCCCGCCGTCGTGGTCAACGCGGCCGGCGACATCCTGTACGTCAACGGGCGCACGGGCCGCTACCTGGAACTGCCGCCGGGCAAGGTGCTCGTCAACATCTTCGAGATGGTGCAGGAGGACCTGCGCTACGAGCTGCCCGCCGCGATCCGGCAGGCGAGTGCCGAGCGCGCCGAGACCGTGCGGCGCAACCTGCGCCTGACGGTGGGCGGCGGACCGGTGCTGCTCGACCTGACCGTGCGGCCGATGGGCCAGGCCGAATAGTTCCTGATCCTCTTTCAGGAACACGGCGAGTTTCCCGAGCAGGCCGACGCCCCCGAACAGTCCGACCGCATCAAGGCACTGGAGCGCGAATTGCAGCACAGCAAGGAACTGCTCCAGACCACCGCCGAACAGATGGGGGTGTCGCCGGAAGAACTCAAGAGCACCAACGAGGAACTCCAGACGACCAACGAGGAACTCCAGAGCAGCAACGAGGAACTCACCACCT
The genomic region above belongs to Deinococcus gobiensis I-0 and contains:
- a CDS encoding manganese catalase family protein, with protein sequence MFYHDNKLQYPVRVDTPSPLFAKMLQQAIGGVEGEIRVCLQYLFQSFGARGPARYRDMLMDTGTEELGHIQMLATAVALNLEGSSAAVQEEAARANPMVAAILGGMEPRQYLSAGMAALAADANGVPFNGSHVYASGNIVADMYSNVAAEATGRALACRLFDMTDYPGMKDMLRYLIARDTMHQQQWLAVIEELGGHQANLPIPNSFDQSQELLDVSYDFFATGIDGTETPAGRWTSGPSLDGKGEYRVRRAVPFGDEPKLAPPSPSGYAQRQQMTADEADTSVTVMTTGDTQS
- a CDS encoding ATP-binding protein — protein: MPHSGSTARLCRLTLTDITAQHRAQEEVLRLNASLEERIEVRTRQLRDLNGELETMMYAVTHDLQAPLRQIRGFTEVLLRDLPLSEDRQRHMTYISQSSDQMDALLLALQDYFRAGQQRLRTDAVDLDRVVRGVWRERQAALDGQRQVILTHDPLPQVHGDAVALQIVLAELVGNAVKFTQGQEPARIHIYARTQGQEAVVCVRDNGVGFNMRQKDRLFGVFQRLHRTAEFGGVGMGLALVRRLIHRHGGRVWAESAPGQGATFFFTLPGRPEGPHLSA
- a CDS encoding glycoside hydrolase family 15 protein, producing MTDIPTFDRIGEDALAPSGPAGLSPTWSSSDKDFVTTSLGSRLWATLGHGVLNEVYWPSTGEPQLRDMTFYLVMDGQEGPGGAVQGWVDLKRAAAYSLGVPAPHLPLPTVIHSGTHAGADYRLTLEVLPDPQRDALLVRYALDGPFRLVVIAAPHLGGTGQDNVAWVDGALFAHHAGHVLCLSATGPLRRASAGVVGVSDGWQDLQAHGRLTWAYTRAGPGNVALSAELEDRAGTLALGFSNTARGAWTLARGALAEGYGAAEQEFLRGWGVWGDALKLPAPDPALGQLALLSAAVLKMHEDRTYPGAIVASLSVPWGDSTDTLGGYHLVWPRDATLAAFALIAAGTPGDARRVLARFLATQQPDGHWLQNTYPSGDPFWTGLQLDETAFPVLLAAKLREEGLEDLPGTAEMVGRALGFVVRTGPTSDQDRWEENPGVNPFTLAVAVAALAAGAMWLPEAEREEALKVADEWNERLESWCYVQDTPLAQELEVGGYYVRLAPPQRDGGLGGTVLLRNRMGETIGASALVSLDFSYLTRLGLRQADDPRIVDTLKVVDHVLRVPTPSGDLYHRYNDDGYGEHEDGRPFDGSGIGRLWPLLSGERGHLALLSGEDPLPYLRTIAACASPGGLLPEQVWDAAPIPERGLYPGRPSGSAMPLVWTHAEFLKLLLARETGRPAELLRAVGDRYARPRDAAEWRWRNETPLRQLPPGRDLTFESPVAFTLHFGWDGWQDVQERQAQCGTFGLWLLTFRAEELRAHGSLNFTRRFGEAWEGADHEIRLERGAAREVTADQPDAARS
- a CDS encoding DUF2239 family protein encodes the protein MTASATYTAFAGPRRLLTAPLPELLTHLKTQATGPVLVFDDRSGRPADFDLSGTLEEVLVRARPAAEPDAPRSGPGRPKLGVTAREVTLLPRHWEWLDLQRGGASATLRRLIDEARRADPEGERVARAQAAADRFMGVLAGDRPGYEEAARALYARDHAAFLRHSEAWPEDVRAHALTLAAPVFAE
- a CDS encoding FRG domain-containing protein, encoding MRDLRPASWAELIDTLQQDSWNPELRRFRSPYIFRGQGTPAPLTTSLQRLSAHPRDIERHLVRAFRKYATGPLCAQDQHWSWLTLGQHHGLPMRLLDWSYSPLVALHFATSNERQYGEDGVVWMLNTARTNARLPPALQALLRREGSNVFTADMLAALGHAGDPDGLPFDAETGWLDDYEREKGEPFLLLLEPPSIDQRIVQQSALFALLSNPETAFGEWLSRPPEAARRVVVARELKWEIRDRLDQVGVNERTLFPDLGGLSLWLRRYYQQRPGPGPDPAPPPTPEEERNQQR
- a CDS encoding CheR family methyltransferase, giving the protein MISAERLQQFFQLKDDGYQVRPEIRDSVVFALHSTFGDPPFTRLDLLCCRNMLIYLGAPLQRQILTIFHYALQPGGLLFLGSSETCGPERDRFVPLNSRWKIYRRGEGLSGPLPLPLSSEQGGLSAPAESSLPPPPRTARSNDVGQQAQRLLLAQYTPPAVVVNAAGDILYVNGRTGRYLELPPGKVLVNIFEMVQEDLRYELPAAIRQASAERAETVRRNLRLTVGGGPVLLDLTVRPMGQAE
- a CDS encoding ROK family protein; amino-acid sequence: MSRAAHAVLSVDIGGTHVKALLSGHPHSGARRFDSGPDLTPAEMVRGVLALCAAGPVWTFGAVSVGYPGPVLHGQPVRDPAHLGPGWVGFDFAGAFGRPLKLVNDAAMQALGSYAGGKMLFLGLGTGLGSALIVDGIAEPLELAHLPYRKHTFEDYVGLRGLKKHGKKKWRRQVLDVIAELSAALEPDTVVLGGGNAKLFADHLDDLPPQVRLGDNANAFTGGFRLWDDKARPQPAPARTPPETP
- the zwf gene encoding glucose-6-phosphate dehydrogenase, producing the protein MTQPPSDALVFFGATGDLAYKQIFPALQAMVARGTLDIPVIGVAKSGWTREQLVERARQSVQEHGSIDEQAFARLSDLLQYIDGDYNDDATFTQLRQALGGAQRPLHYLAIPPSLFGPVCERLAASGCTQGARIVVEKPFGHDLESARALNATLHGVFAEADIFRIDHYLGKEAVQNLLYLRFANGFLEPLLRRAGVREIQITMAETFGVAGRGRFYEEAGAIRDVVQNHMLQVLGLLTMEAPANQGQEAVRDGVARVFKSVRSLTPADVVRGQYAGYTREAQVAPDSQVETYAALRFEVDSWRWAGVPIYVRVGKELPVTCTAVTVVFRDPPQEVFADVAPHTNFLRLQLTPGVQVTLGLNTKRPGAGMKGQSTELTLHRQEASGLAPYDRLLTDALAGDATLFAREDEVEEAWRIVQGVLGDAAPLQPYAPGTWGPAGADTLLAPGLGWMDPDPDRGTAVPALAPTPPSAPAPHGSAENPAPAAQASPVGE